In uncultured Methanobrevibacter sp., a genomic segment contains:
- a CDS encoding iron ABC transporter permease, producing MDRETKEIISIILLIFFPIVLFFASFLIGRYPISPVDVVSTLLSPIFPQMEVSSTITTIVFEIRLPRIIGAIVVGACLAISGAAFQSIFKNPLVSSDLLGVSNGAGFGAALGILLSGANIITQIFAFIFGLISVAATYLISKSYKAGGILVLVLSGVAISAFFNSLISAIKFIADPDDKLPEIVYWLMGSLASINADKLLMIAIPVIIGLVVLLALRWQMNLLAMGDEEAQSLGLNPSRIRLLIIAGCTLLTSAAVSISGIVGWIGLIIPHMSRMIVGPDNRVLLPASLSLGASFLLLIDNISRAVIAIEIPIGILTAIIGVPIFLYLLKRGYSEWS from the coding sequence ATGGATAGGGAAACAAAAGAGATTATAAGTATCATACTTCTAATCTTTTTTCCAATAGTTTTATTTTTCGCTTCATTTCTGATAGGAAGGTATCCGATAAGTCCAGTCGATGTTGTAAGCACATTGCTCTCACCGATATTTCCGCAGATGGAAGTTTCATCCACAATAACGACAATAGTCTTTGAGATAAGGCTTCCAAGAATCATAGGGGCAATCGTGGTTGGAGCATGCCTTGCCATTTCTGGTGCTGCATTCCAGTCAATATTCAAAAACCCTCTGGTATCTTCAGACCTGCTTGGTGTATCAAACGGTGCGGGCTTTGGTGCGGCTTTGGGAATCCTTTTAAGCGGAGCCAACATCATAACCCAGATTTTCGCATTCATATTCGGGCTGATATCAGTGGCTGCAACATACCTGATATCAAAATCATACAAGGCCGGTGGAATCCTTGTGCTGGTGCTTTCAGGTGTTGCAATATCAGCATTTTTCAACTCACTGATATCAGCAATCAAGTTCATAGCAGATCCTGACGACAAGCTCCCTGAAATCGTTTACTGGCTCATGGGATCATTGGCATCAATCAATGCCGACAAGCTATTGATGATTGCAATACCTGTCATTATCGGGCTTGTGGTTCTTTTGGCATTGAGATGGCAAATGAATCTTCTTGCAATGGGTGATGAGGAGGCACAATCCCTTGGATTGAATCCGTCAAGAATCAGATTGCTGATTATTGCAGGATGTACCCTTTTAACCTCCGCTGCGGTTTCAATAAGTGGTATTGTCGGATGGATTGGTCTAATCATTCCTCATATGTCTCGTATGATTGTGGGACCGGACAATAGAGTATTGCTTCCCGCTTCACTGAGCCTGGGTGCGAGCTTTTTATTGTTAATCGACAACATTTCACGTGCAGTGATAGCAATCGAGATACCGATTGGAATACTTACGGCGATAATTGGCGTGCCGATTTTCCTATACTTACTTAAGAGAGGTTATTCAGAATGGTCATAG
- a CDS encoding ABC transporter substrate-binding protein — MEKKIKVIILLLVVLVVAGVATHMFLTPSTVETVGSKNVTDMIGRDVEIPASVSNVVATSPPMTTVLYMIAPDKLKAVNFQWTDDEMKYVPSQYKNFLVVGGWYGTQDGSYEEFIASEPDIVIESIDEGGDGDASTVKERQEKFGTIPVIAVKDTTNVETIGESITFMGEVVGAEDKAKELNDFNDRYLKMVKDKSSKLSDADKKKVYYAQGDDGLQTNPSHSTHGQLIDLVGGVNVADSLNQGNTTSGIQVSIEQVIAWNPDVIITNDPEFYARVYDNPNWAKLDAVKNKEVYLSPQSPFKWFDRPVGANMIIGVPWTAKVIYPDDYKDINMVDATKEFYSNFYHFDLSDDEAKQILLDSGLKESNL; from the coding sequence ATGGAAAAGAAGATCAAAGTAATAATCTTGTTATTAGTTGTTTTAGTTGTGGCGGGTGTTGCCACACACATGTTTCTAACACCTTCGACCGTAGAGACAGTAGGGTCCAAAAACGTCACAGACATGATTGGAAGGGATGTTGAAATACCTGCATCAGTCAGCAATGTCGTTGCGACAAGCCCTCCAATGACCACCGTGCTTTATATGATTGCACCGGACAAGTTGAAGGCTGTCAACTTCCAGTGGACAGATGACGAGATGAAATATGTTCCCTCACAGTATAAGAACTTCCTGGTAGTTGGAGGATGGTACGGTACACAGGACGGAAGCTATGAGGAATTCATCGCCTCAGAACCGGACATTGTCATCGAATCAATTGACGAGGGAGGAGACGGTGACGCATCAACAGTCAAGGAACGTCAGGAAAAATTCGGAACAATACCTGTGATTGCGGTTAAGGACACCACAAATGTGGAGACAATAGGCGAGTCCATCACATTCATGGGAGAGGTTGTAGGGGCCGAGGACAAGGCAAAGGAACTCAACGACTTCAACGACAGGTACTTGAAAATGGTTAAGGACAAGTCATCCAAGCTCTCAGATGCCGATAAGAAAAAAGTCTACTACGCACAGGGTGACGACGGGCTTCAAACCAACCCTTCACACTCAACACACGGCCAGCTGATTGACCTTGTCGGCGGTGTCAATGTTGCTGACTCACTGAACCAGGGAAACACCACTAGCGGAATTCAGGTGTCAATCGAACAGGTAATCGCCTGGAACCCGGATGTTATCATAACCAACGATCCGGAATTCTATGCAAGAGTCTATGACAATCCTAACTGGGCAAAGCTTGACGCAGTCAAAAACAAGGAAGTTTACCTTTCACCTCAATCCCCATTCAAATGGTTCGACAGGCCAGTGGGAGCCAATATGATTATAGGTGTTCCATGGACTGCAAAAGTGATTTATCCTGATGATTACAAGGACATCAATATGGTCGATGCCACAAAAGAGTTCTACTCAAACTTCTATCACTTCGACTTGAGTGATGATGAGGCAAAACAAATCCTGCTTGATTCAGGATTGAAGGAGTCAAATCTATAG
- a CDS encoding DUF3795 domain-containing protein: MKMPNELDSKLLAPCGINCISCKKFQNPCGGCLISDDGKSKASLKCKIKTCFDKKNFSYCGRCSEFPCPQMKKHSKKYVKRHDLNTLDSAKRIKTTGIGKMMAQDRERWMCPECGGVVKFQTKACSECGFKID; the protein is encoded by the coding sequence ATGAAAATGCCTAACGAACTTGATTCAAAACTGCTTGCACCATGCGGAATCAACTGCATAAGCTGTAAAAAATTCCAGAACCCCTGCGGAGGATGTTTGATTAGTGATGATGGAAAAAGCAAGGCTAGTTTAAAGTGTAAAATTAAAACATGTTTTGACAAGAAGAATTTCAGCTACTGTGGACGCTGCAGCGAGTTTCCATGCCCACAGATGAAAAAGCACTCTAAAAAATATGTAAAAAGGCATGACCTGAATACTTTAGACAGCGCCAAAAGAATCAAGACCACCGGCATCGGAAAGATGATGGCACAGGATCGTGAAAGGTGGATGTGTCCGGAATGTGGTGGTGTTGTGAAATTCCAAACCAAAGCCTGCAGCGAGTGCGGATTTAAAATTGATTAA
- a CDS encoding right-handed parallel beta-helix repeat-containing protein: MKFHKTLLLLSFLVVAMLCISSVAASEDDIGGNLTSDSSYSIIQSYNNPDCLETSNENNSTLSSPQTIIVEEIEDDHNEMSQPTIQKAIDSANAGDTIIVEGKSYVHCHFIINKKLTIKSNVGTTMEVCSSTQGSGYKGIFYISPSASGTVIEGFTINNNVYNENDYGILVKANNVEIRNCNINHIGYSDAVRIENAKNCLVENVTALNANNAINIKNSQNVNVRSSTLKSSKNGVNIVDSSSTTISSNNISNNNVAGVSFSGNGKYLTISHNNITENTNGIRLTSSDNIYILSNYISFNTNNGVYVDYDITKIEIKGNFFNQNHLWEVFNDFHVKNLNDVSIKDANNLEIINNNYMINYGGYGTGDRDRPVWTQVYEYKPSIGDYNYDAAKDVYVYVGEGNGDYYGHQGIMYLGYVFEINEFVSCPNIYYSPKNVWSKSGNYELQLSEITQVKKGIYSISIVDANGNVATDISSVPVTFYLNKIGKTASPQEGDVYKTVMMKNGTATVRFYMDEFNKSGNIITAVFPTPGTNIDNKVAKTLAIDDDNIPGIPSNTSISVSNLNTYPNSNQVIVAILVDQNKKPIVGEILTFKINSKTYNVRTDGNGKAQIRISESKEGSYTLKVSFAGDGGIDYYGSNNQSKVVVKKQTIKIISSNLNMIPKMAEYYSITLKDASGKVLTNQKVTFKVNGKTYTKTTNSKGIAKVKLKFNKNKKTYKISISYKGSNKYKAISKSNKIIVKYSSKKVKLTTPTLTIPPKTAKYYSVSLKDVNGKSISQQKVVVKINGKKYVKKTNSKGQIKIKVKFSKLKTYKVKATYKGSKIYKKASSGGKIKVAKTPTKITVPAVSMLPKESKTYTVTLKANGKVLSKQKLTIKINGKTYAKTTDGKGQASVSVNFADEKIYTVNVNYNGNGIYQASKATGKITVSKMDTQIVSYDKTFSKDAQKEYQITLKDKSNNQLPGQSVSFDINGQSYTKTTDSKGVAKLTINDLNEGTFDIIVKFAGNDKYKSFSKTNKITISDKLNTVFVDENLPNSEIQSILDNAAIGSNIEFLGKGYSDISLTISKGLNIYSTNSTSLNAKSSSPVFIISSDNVNVSGFSINGNSGSAIVIDGADNVNIENNLISNKLDEDKLAEYNAGNINLPGYGISIANARNIQLSKNDIKSFESAIFAKESSYIVIDDNTLRENNYGVTYGWGVANTEITNNNIFNQIGLYIMTVPEGPTGYGLLLNNSAVNVTINHNHIYANHLGISLDANFSTGIVITQNTITDNVLEGIRFNAGYDLAENAILPHVTDNAIYRNARGPSMMILGEMSANPFGIYGGGLLDPSQKLQLEANWYGTNNLVTWDNDTGVVGYGTMCPRINTTNIEFNMTFNSPGNYSITFYKNGEYDSNLPEFDMFATLNRGTDKQKEIAFNVVDGVGTFTFDSSNFNSSNNVIEISIGSLIDSTSRVFKVTYLYKVPEGEIPA, translated from the coding sequence ATGAAATTTCATAAAACTTTATTGCTATTGTCTTTTTTAGTAGTCGCCATGTTGTGCATATCGTCGGTTGCTGCTAGTGAAGACGATATTGGCGGAAACTTAACTTCGGATTCATCTTATTCTATTATACAATCATATAATAATCCGGATTGCTTGGAAACATCAAATGAAAATAATTCGACATTATCTTCACCTCAAACAATCATTGTTGAAGAAATTGAAGATGATCACAATGAAATGAGTCAACCAACAATCCAGAAGGCAATTGACAGCGCCAATGCAGGAGATACAATCATTGTTGAAGGTAAAAGTTATGTGCACTGCCATTTTATAATCAATAAAAAATTAACTATTAAAAGCAATGTGGGGACCACTATGGAGGTGTGTTCAAGCACCCAAGGTTCTGGATATAAAGGAATATTTTACATATCCCCTAGCGCCAGCGGAACGGTCATTGAAGGTTTTACCATAAATAATAACGTTTACAATGAAAATGATTATGGAATACTGGTTAAGGCTAATAATGTTGAAATCAGAAATTGTAACATTAATCATATTGGATATTCGGATGCTGTAAGAATAGAAAATGCAAAAAACTGCCTTGTTGAAAATGTTACAGCGTTAAATGCAAATAATGCAATCAACATTAAGAATTCACAGAATGTTAATGTCAGGTCATCTACTTTGAAAAGTTCTAAAAATGGGGTAAATATTGTTGATTCATCTTCAACAACAATATCAAGCAATAATATTTCTAATAATAATGTTGCAGGAGTCTCATTTTCAGGAAACGGCAAGTATCTGACAATAAGTCACAACAACATCACTGAAAATACAAATGGGATAAGATTGACCTCTTCAGACAATATTTATATTTTAAGCAATTATATCTCATTTAATACAAACAATGGAGTTTATGTTGATTATGATATTACAAAAATAGAGATAAAAGGCAATTTCTTTAATCAGAATCACTTGTGGGAAGTCTTCAACGATTTCCATGTTAAAAATCTCAATGACGTATCAATTAAGGATGCAAATAATTTGGAAATAATTAATAACAATTATATGATCAATTACGGAGGATATGGTACAGGAGATAGGGACAGACCGGTTTGGACTCAGGTATATGAATATAAACCTAGCATTGGGGACTATAATTATGATGCTGCCAAGGATGTTTATGTTTATGTAGGTGAGGGAAATGGTGATTATTATGGCCATCAGGGAATAATGTATCTGGGCTATGTTTTTGAGATAAATGAATTTGTGAGCTGTCCTAACATTTATTATTCTCCTAAAAATGTATGGTCAAAATCAGGAAATTATGAACTTCAATTAAGTGAAATCACACAAGTCAAAAAAGGAATCTATTCCATTTCCATTGTTGATGCAAATGGTAACGTTGCAACAGACATTAGTTCAGTTCCTGTAACATTTTATTTAAATAAGATTGGCAAAACCGCATCTCCTCAAGAAGGAGATGTCTACAAAACCGTAATGATGAAGAATGGTACTGCAACAGTCAGATTTTATATGGATGAATTCAATAAATCCGGAAATATCATTACAGCAGTATTTCCTACACCCGGCACAAACATTGACAATAAGGTAGCTAAAACATTAGCTATTGATGATGATAATATTCCTGGAATCCCATCCAACACTTCAATCAGCGTTTCCAATTTAAACACTTATCCAAATTCAAATCAGGTAATTGTTGCCATTTTGGTTGATCAGAATAAAAAGCCTATTGTAGGAGAAATACTGACATTCAAAATCAATTCAAAAACTTATAATGTTCGCACTGACGGCAATGGAAAAGCTCAAATACGTATATCTGAATCAAAAGAGGGAAGCTATACACTTAAAGTCAGTTTTGCAGGTGATGGAGGAATAGATTATTATGGATCTAACAATCAATCCAAGGTTGTTGTTAAAAAACAGACTATAAAAATCATTTCTTCAAATTTGAACATGATTCCAAAAATGGCTGAATATTACTCAATCACGTTAAAGGATGCTTCTGGAAAGGTATTGACTAATCAAAAGGTAACATTTAAGGTCAATGGTAAAACATACACAAAAACAACCAACTCCAAAGGCATTGCTAAAGTTAAACTCAAGTTTAATAAAAATAAGAAGACATATAAGATTTCTATTTCATACAAAGGAAGCAATAAGTACAAGGCGATTTCAAAGTCAAATAAGATTATTGTTAAATATTCCTCTAAAAAGGTCAAATTGACAACTCCTACACTTACCATTCCACCAAAAACTGCCAAATATTACTCAGTCAGTTTGAAGGATGTCAATGGTAAATCAATATCCCAACAAAAAGTGGTTGTTAAGATTAATGGTAAGAAATATGTTAAAAAGACCAATTCCAAGGGCCAAATCAAAATTAAAGTCAAATTTTCTAAATTGAAAACTTATAAGGTTAAAGCAACATACAAGGGAAGTAAAATTTATAAAAAGGCTTCATCAGGCGGTAAGATTAAGGTTGCCAAAACACCTACTAAAATCACCGTTCCTGCTGTTTCAATGCTTCCAAAAGAGTCAAAAACATATACAGTAACTTTAAAGGCAAACGGTAAGGTTTTATCTAAACAGAAATTAACTATCAAAATTAATGGTAAAACATACGCAAAAACAACTGATGGTAAAGGCCAAGCTAGTGTAAGCGTTAATTTTGCAGATGAAAAGATTTATACTGTTAATGTAAATTATAATGGAAATGGAATTTATCAGGCATCAAAAGCTACCGGTAAGATAACCGTTTCAAAAATGGATACTCAGATTGTCAGTTACGACAAGACATTCTCCAAGGATGCTCAAAAAGAGTATCAAATTACATTAAAAGATAAATCCAATAATCAATTGCCAGGTCAGAGCGTTTCATTTGATATTAATGGTCAAAGCTATACTAAAACTACCGATTCAAAGGGTGTTGCAAAGTTAACCATTAATGACTTGAATGAGGGAACTTTTGATATTATTGTAAAATTTGCAGGCAATGACAAATACAAATCATTTTCCAAAACAAATAAGATAACAATTTCAGATAAACTGAATACAGTATTTGTGGATGAAAATTTGCCGAACTCTGAAATCCAAAGTATTTTGGATAATGCAGCAATCGGATCAAATATTGAGTTTTTAGGAAAAGGATATTCTGATATTTCATTAACTATTAGTAAAGGTCTGAACATTTACTCTACAAATTCAACCAGTTTAAATGCGAAATCCAGTAGTCCGGTATTTATTATATCATCGGATAATGTCAATGTTTCAGGTTTTTCAATTAATGGAAACTCTGGAAGTGCCATTGTCATTGATGGTGCAGACAATGTAAATATTGAGAATAATCTCATTTCAAATAAGTTGGATGAGGATAAACTTGCAGAGTATAATGCCGGAAATATTAACCTGCCCGGATATGGTATATCTATTGCAAATGCAAGAAATATACAGTTATCTAAAAATGATATAAAATCATTTGAAAGTGCAATATTTGCTAAGGAATCTTCATACATTGTCATTGATGATAATACATTAAGAGAGAATAATTATGGTGTAACATATGGTTGGGGTGTTGCAAATACTGAAATCACTAACAATAATATATTTAATCAAATCGGATTATACATTATGACAGTTCCTGAAGGTCCAACAGGATACGGATTACTCTTAAATAATTCAGCGGTTAATGTAACCATCAATCACAACCACATTTATGCAAATCACTTGGGTATTTCTTTGGATGCAAATTTTTCAACAGGTATTGTAATTACTCAAAATACTATTACTGACAATGTTCTTGAAGGAATCAGATTCAATGCGGGATATGATCTTGCCGAAAATGCTATTTTGCCTCATGTAACAGATAATGCAATATATAGAAATGCAAGGGGTCCTAGTATGATGATTTTAGGTGAGATGAGTGCAAATCCATTCGGTATTTATGGTGGGGGATTATTAGACCCTAGCCAAAAGCTGCAATTGGAAGCAAATTGGTATGGAACAAATAACCTTGTCACTTGGGACAATGATACCGGAGTTGTCGGTTATGGGACAATGTGTCCTAGAATCAATACAACTAATATTGAATTCAACATGACTTTTAACAGTCCTGGAAATTACAGTATCACGTTTTATAAAAATGGAGAGTATGATTCAAATCTGCCTGAATTTGATATGTTTGCAACCTTGAATCGTGGAACCGATAAACAGAAGGAAATTGCATTCAATGTAGTCGATGGTGTGGGAACATTCACATTCGATTCTTCAAATTTCAATTCCAGTAATAATGTCATTGAAATATCTATAGGGTCTTTGATTGATTCAACATCAAGGGTATTCAAGGTAACTTACCTTTATAAAGTTCCAGAAGGTGAAATTCCAGCTTAA
- a CDS encoding right-handed parallel beta-helix repeat-containing protein yields the protein MVINVVCAGDSEIEANLTDEKFDTIQVLIDDASSGDSIYLENKTYVSDGNPIKINKDINIYGSDSNAVLDANNTSRIFEISKNVKVNIFGLTMTNGYSDSVGAAIYNQGKLSIFNSTIINSHAERGGIYCSDKSNLNVYYTNFDGNTADSGAAIENDNPNGVVNIINSSFTNNVCEEGGAIYNIWGQMNVYNSTFMYNSAERGGAIYNNRGILKVYNTKVISNIGTDLGAGIKSWGVCEVYDSIIINNTNPLRQGGGFYVSEFSLLLKNCLVLNNSAVNGGGIYVEAKAKLTLKNTSIINNSANRGGGIDNNDGSITLTDSVISNNSAKTSGGGIYCGCLSLRNIDEGIIDNCKIYNNSAVNGGGIYVSGVMVNIVNSELNNNHANEGGAIYNSGKFNLKNSTLNSNNAVNGAGIYNKKELNIERGTANNNIAAQNGGVIYNCANSLINDLKSGFNEAYFGGVIYNTAKMTIGNSEFNSNKASQAGVIYSSSNLKINNSKFNNNQINRKGGVLYLAVGNATIDNSVFLFNTGADEGGVIFNDGSDVYISNSQFKSNKAKSYGGAIDNSGEMTIVNSLFDNNGAYGAGVIDNGGNMTIIHSNFTNNKATVNGGAIDNNNILNVFGSIFENNVAGAEGGAIIARKDINIVHSSLFNNQAPNGSAIYVNNNNSNLSENWWGSNNPDFENLIRFNISDEFTWIIMSFKCVEQLMQYENGKVIIGFNELKNRNNLISQIGHPEELPIFKVSLSTGDILSVEKGSGLKSLYISKISSLVSKVDNQTLVLAVSHNPSKIINNKNIAADYSGKVTFKVRVIGSNGKVVGKNEIVVMKLAGKTYNVKTDKRGYASKTFSLLPGKYSITTSYKGFSVKNSIVIKNVLKVKSVTKKKAKKIKYSASLKTSRGKSISGKKITFKVKGKTYKIKTNKKGIATVSLKNLKAGKYKISITYLKLTKRAVLKVKR from the coding sequence TTGGTTATTAATGTTGTTTGTGCTGGAGATAGTGAAATTGAGGCTAATCTGACTGATGAAAAGTTTGATACGATACAGGTTCTAATTGATGATGCAAGCTCTGGAGATTCGATTTATTTGGAAAACAAGACATATGTAAGTGATGGAAATCCTATAAAAATTAATAAGGATATTAACATTTATGGATCTGACTCAAATGCGGTTCTTGATGCGAATAATACATCTAGAATCTTTGAAATTTCAAAAAATGTTAAGGTTAATATTTTTGGATTGACAATGACCAACGGTTATTCGGATTCTGTTGGTGCGGCAATTTATAATCAAGGTAAATTAAGCATCTTCAATTCTACAATAATTAACAGCCATGCTGAACGTGGAGGAATATACTGTTCGGATAAATCCAATCTTAATGTTTATTATACTAATTTTGATGGCAATACTGCAGATTCTGGTGCTGCAATTGAAAATGACAATCCAAATGGTGTGGTCAATATTATAAATTCCTCTTTCACTAATAATGTCTGTGAAGAGGGTGGAGCAATCTATAACATTTGGGGTCAAATGAATGTATACAATTCCACCTTCATGTACAACTCCGCTGAGAGAGGAGGAGCTATTTACAACAATCGAGGGATTCTGAAAGTTTATAATACTAAAGTCATATCAAATATAGGAACTGACTTGGGTGCGGGAATAAAAAGTTGGGGCGTTTGTGAAGTTTACGATTCGATTATCATAAACAATACCAATCCTCTAAGGCAGGGTGGAGGTTTTTATGTTTCTGAATTTTCATTGCTTCTTAAAAACTGTCTGGTCTTAAATAATTCTGCGGTCAATGGTGGTGGAATTTATGTAGAGGCCAAAGCCAAATTGACTCTTAAAAACACTTCAATAATAAATAATTCAGCTAATCGTGGAGGGGGAATTGATAATAATGATGGATCCATCACACTGACTGATTCTGTAATATCCAATAATTCTGCAAAAACCAGCGGCGGAGGAATATATTGTGGCTGCTTGTCTCTACGTAATATTGACGAGGGGATAATTGATAACTGTAAAATCTATAATAACTCTGCTGTTAACGGTGGAGGAATTTATGTAAGTGGAGTTATGGTCAATATAGTGAACAGTGAATTGAATAATAATCATGCAAACGAGGGGGGAGCGATTTACAATTCAGGAAAATTTAATTTGAAAAATTCAACATTAAATTCAAATAATGCTGTTAACGGTGCCGGAATATACAATAAAAAGGAATTAAATATTGAAAGGGGCACCGCAAATAATAACATTGCTGCTCAAAACGGAGGAGTAATTTATAATTGTGCAAATTCGCTTATCAATGATTTAAAATCAGGGTTCAACGAAGCCTATTTTGGCGGAGTAATTTATAACACTGCAAAGATGACCATTGGAAATTCTGAGTTCAATTCTAACAAGGCATCTCAAGCAGGAGTAATTTATTCATCTTCCAATTTGAAAATAAACAATTCAAAATTTAACAATAATCAAATCAATCGTAAAGGAGGAGTATTGTATCTTGCAGTGGGAAATGCCACAATTGATAATTCAGTGTTTTTATTTAACACAGGTGCCGATGAGGGGGGTGTAATATTTAACGATGGTTCTGATGTTTACATTTCCAATTCCCAATTTAAATCAAATAAGGCTAAAAGTTATGGTGGAGCTATTGATAATTCTGGAGAAATGACCATTGTAAATTCATTATTTGATAATAATGGTGCTTATGGTGCAGGAGTTATAGATAATGGTGGAAATATGACAATCATTCATTCAAACTTCACAAACAATAAGGCAACCGTAAATGGGGGAGCTATCGATAACAATAATATTTTGAATGTTTTTGGATCTATATTTGAAAACAATGTTGCAGGTGCTGAAGGAGGAGCAATAATTGCAAGAAAGGATATTAATATAGTTCATAGTTCATTATTTAACAATCAGGCACCTAATGGCAGTGCAATATATGTGAATAACAATAATAGTAATCTATCTGAAAATTGGTGGGGAAGCAACAATCCGGATTTTGAAAATTTAATCAGATTTAACATTTCCGATGAGTTCACATGGATTATAATGTCCTTTAAATGTGTTGAACAGTTAATGCAGTATGAAAATGGAAAGGTCATAATCGGGTTTAATGAATTAAAGAACCGAAACAATTTGATTTCGCAAATTGGTCATCCTGAAGAGTTGCCTATCTTTAAGGTTAGCTTGTCTACCGGTGACATCTTATCTGTTGAAAAGGGATCAGGATTGAAATCATTATACATTTCTAAAATTTCATCACTTGTCTCTAAAGTAGATAATCAAACCCTTGTGTTGGCTGTGAGTCATAATCCATCAAAAATAATCAATAATAAAAATATTGCTGCGGATTATAGTGGAAAAGTAACATTTAAAGTTCGTGTAATAGGTTCAAATGGTAAGGTTGTGGGTAAAAATGAAATTGTGGTCATGAAGCTGGCCGGAAAAACCTATAATGTAAAAACTGATAAAAGAGGATATGCATCCAAAACATTCAGTTTGCTTCCTGGAAAATATTCCATTACGACATCATATAAGGGATTTTCTGTAAAAAACAGTATTGTGATTAAAAATGTCCTAAAGGTTAAAAGTGTCACCAAGAAAAAGGCTAAAAAAATCAAGTATTCTGCCAGTCTTAAAACCAGTAGAGGAAAATCTATTTCAGGTAAAAAGATTACTTTTAAAGTTAAAGGCAAAACTTACAAGATAAAAACAAATAAAAAAGGAATTGCGACTGTTAGTTTAAAGAATCTAAAAGCCGGGAAATATAAGATTTCAATTACATACTTGAAGCTGACTAAAAGAGCAGTTTTAAAAGTTAAAAGATAA